One genomic window of [Clostridium] scindens ATCC 35704 includes the following:
- a CDS encoding AAA family ATPase, with the protein MKPIRLVMSAFGSYAEVTTIDFQGVQQGLFLITGDTGSGKTTIFDAITYALYDQTSGGARDGNMMRSQYASEDMGTYVEYTFSYQGKEYTIRRNPEYIRLGKRRYADGSPRYVKEPSKVELILPDGSVFQGKKRETDQKIEEIIGLDSVQFTQIAMIAQGDFLKLLHAESKERKKIFTKIFQTRLYYRVQEELKKNAGRLYYQLEDNLREIRQEIERVEVEKALPSKERWEEIKSLAVLPYEEVKATLEEILQEGRALEKEKQKISDRLAKRLDQLKSKKLEAEARNELFQTYENMKESWQELGKEKERYQESERRLAQARRAEKASSAEEALAQARMNLDRGRKTLRITEEKLEEAQILAEALKAVKSKKEQEFLDWKAECEAGIIRIQDALPRYEQIEALKEQQEALGKALEKKQGVLQEAETKEDGLKHSREEARRAQELYEVSKMNVEALGMKKEQCSHRLLQLKELKGSFDTLLSLEEECRRKRCRSEEDRKSYLSAAALYEAKYQAFLDEQAGILAQGLEAGDPCPVCGATSHPALQPLKEGAPAQQEVEEARESRNLAERRRDASAAAFQEAAIRYGSGKNAFLRGYRELTEDEPDEGMLPSEAICHRILEAERQCQEAYHKVSWAYEKADKEAKLHEEAKTLERQIEDQLAVLKEQHSKLEAEQGELKKQYQQIQADLAAKCQGLPFLSQEQAKERLTELEDELQLLKQAYERAKAEEKESMVTVRRLEGQKKSSQEAVEELDREAGIRSEAWNQALKVQGFADEAAYQAARMPEEETALLEQKIQEYRVKVNETAGMIKTIEAQLEGMEPADTDKILEEIQKAETDAQAVQNESMRLYSMNRKNQGVKEHLKQYLDKKGILRSQYEMLENLSRTANGSLSGTVKMDFETYVQRQYFRQIIHAANQRLVRMTSNEFILQCREVGNLSSQGQAGLDLDVYHMASASVRDVKTLSGGESFMASLAMALGLADIVQNTAGAIRLDTMFVDEGFGSLDDTAREQAIRVLHDLAGDKRLVGIISHVNELKEQIDCKLQVTKTEKGSQAKWSDGVIR; encoded by the coding sequence ATGAAGCCGATCAGATTAGTGATGTCAGCCTTCGGCTCCTATGCAGAAGTGACGACGATAGATTTTCAGGGAGTGCAGCAAGGGCTGTTCCTGATAACCGGGGATACGGGATCCGGGAAGACGACCATATTTGATGCCATTACTTATGCGCTGTATGACCAGACCAGCGGCGGAGCGCGGGACGGGAATATGATGCGCAGCCAGTATGCTTCGGAAGATATGGGTACTTATGTGGAATACACATTCTCCTATCAGGGAAAGGAATATACGATCCGCAGGAATCCGGAATATATCCGGCTGGGAAAACGGCGCTATGCGGACGGCTCTCCCAGATATGTGAAGGAACCTTCCAAGGTTGAACTGATCCTGCCGGATGGGAGCGTCTTTCAAGGCAAAAAGCGGGAGACGGATCAGAAGATCGAGGAGATCATCGGCCTGGATTCGGTTCAATTTACCCAGATTGCCATGATCGCCCAGGGAGATTTCCTGAAACTTCTGCATGCCGAATCTAAAGAGCGCAAGAAAATATTTACGAAAATATTCCAGACCAGGCTCTATTACAGGGTGCAGGAGGAATTAAAGAAAAACGCGGGCAGGCTCTACTATCAACTGGAAGATAATCTGCGCGAGATCAGGCAGGAAATAGAGCGGGTGGAAGTGGAGAAGGCCCTTCCTTCAAAAGAACGGTGGGAAGAGATAAAAAGCCTTGCCGTCCTGCCTTATGAAGAGGTAAAAGCGACGCTGGAAGAAATCCTGCAAGAAGGACGGGCTTTGGAAAAGGAGAAACAGAAAATATCTGACAGGCTGGCAAAAAGGCTGGATCAGTTAAAGAGCAAGAAGCTGGAAGCAGAGGCACGCAATGAACTCTTCCAAACCTATGAGAATATGAAAGAATCCTGGCAGGAACTTGGAAAGGAGAAGGAGAGATACCAGGAATCAGAAAGAAGACTTGCGCAGGCGAGACGGGCGGAAAAGGCATCTTCTGCGGAGGAGGCGCTTGCACAGGCAAGGATGAATCTTGACAGGGGAAGGAAGACCCTGCGTATAACGGAAGAAAAACTGGAGGAAGCACAAATCCTGGCGGAAGCATTAAAAGCCGTAAAGAGTAAGAAGGAGCAGGAATTTCTGGATTGGAAGGCAGAATGCGAAGCGGGGATTATCAGAATCCAAGATGCCCTGCCCCGGTACGAACAGATAGAAGCCTTGAAAGAGCAGCAAGAAGCGCTTGGAAAAGCACTGGAGAAAAAGCAGGGGGTCCTTCAAGAAGCAGAAACGAAGGAGGACGGCTTGAAGCACTCCAGAGAGGAAGCGCGAAGGGCACAGGAATTATACGAAGTAAGCAAGATGAATGTGGAAGCCCTGGGGATGAAAAAGGAGCAATGCTCCCACCGGCTTTTACAGTTGAAAGAACTGAAAGGTTCCTTTGACACGCTTTTGTCGCTGGAGGAAGAATGTCGCAGGAAGCGCTGCAGGTCAGAAGAGGATCGGAAATCCTATCTGAGCGCGGCAGCGCTCTATGAGGCAAAGTACCAGGCCTTTCTGGATGAACAGGCGGGCATCCTTGCCCAGGGGCTTGAAGCAGGGGATCCTTGTCCTGTATGCGGCGCCACAAGCCATCCCGCCCTCCAGCCGTTAAAGGAAGGAGCGCCTGCCCAGCAGGAGGTGGAAGAAGCCAGGGAAAGCAGGAATCTGGCAGAGAGGAGAAGGGATGCCTCTGCTGCTGCCTTCCAGGAGGCGGCCATCCGTTATGGTTCTGGAAAGAACGCCTTTTTAAGGGGGTACCGGGAACTGACGGAGGATGAGCCGGATGAAGGAATGCTGCCTTCGGAGGCAATCTGTCATAGGATTCTGGAGGCAGAAAGGCAATGCCAAGAAGCGTATCATAAGGTCTCTTGGGCATATGAGAAGGCAGACAAAGAGGCTAAGCTGCATGAAGAGGCAAAAACTCTGGAACGGCAGATAGAGGATCAGCTGGCCGTGCTGAAAGAACAGCACTCCAAACTGGAGGCAGAACAAGGAGAACTTAAAAAGCAGTATCAGCAGATCCAGGCGGATCTTGCGGCAAAGTGCCAGGGATTGCCGTTTCTATCCCAAGAGCAGGCCAAAGAGCGCCTGACAGAGCTAGAAGATGAACTTCAACTTTTGAAGCAGGCCTATGAACGGGCAAAGGCCGAGGAAAAAGAATCTATGGTGACCGTGCGGAGGCTGGAAGGCCAGAAAAAAAGTAGTCAGGAAGCAGTGGAAGAACTTGACAGAGAGGCAGGAATAAGAAGCGAGGCATGGAACCAGGCGCTAAAGGTGCAAGGCTTTGCGGACGAGGCCGCATACCAGGCCGCAAGAATGCCGGAAGAAGAAACGGCGCTCTTGGAACAGAAGATTCAGGAATACCGCGTCAAGGTAAATGAGACCGCGGGCATGATTAAGACGATAGAAGCGCAGCTGGAAGGGATGGAGCCGGCGGATACAGACAAGATACTAGAAGAGATCCAGAAGGCCGAGACGGATGCGCAGGCGGTACAGAATGAATCCATGCGCCTCTACAGCATGAATCGGAAGAACCAGGGCGTAAAGGAGCATCTGAAGCAGTATCTGGATAAGAAAGGAATCCTAAGGAGCCAGTATGAAATGCTGGAAAACTTAAGCAGGACGGCCAACGGCAGTCTGAGCGGGACGGTAAAGATGGATTTTGAAACCTATGTCCAGAGGCAGTACTTCCGGCAGATCATCCATGCGGCCAATCAGAGGCTGGTGCGTATGACATCCAATGAATTTATCCTGCAATGCCGGGAAGTAGGCAATTTAAGCAGCCAGGGCCAGGCCGGACTTGACCTGGATGTGTACCATATGGCCAGCGCGTCCGTAAGGGATGTAAAAACCTTATCTGGCGGTGAGTCTTTTATGGCGTCCCTGGCAATGGCCCTGGGGCTTGCGGACATCGTGCAGAATACAGCCGGCGCCATCCGCCTGGATACCATGTTCGTGGACGAGGGCTTCGGGTCTCTGGACGATACAGCCAGGGAACAGGCCATCCGGGTTCTTCATGATCTGGCCGGCGACAAGAGGCTGGTAGGCATCATTTCCCATGTGAATGAACTGAAGGAGCAGATTGACTGCAAGCTTCAGGTGACAAAGACGGAGAAGGGAAGCCAGGCCAAATGGTCTGATGGGGTTATCCGTTGA
- a CDS encoding exonuclease SbcCD subunit D, which yields MRFFHLSDLHIGKQLHRYNLREDQEAILEEVVAYAKDLRPDAIIIAGDIYDKSVPSAEAVAVFDEFLTSLSEITPAIPLLIISGNHDSAQRLDYASDILKNHQIYLAGTAPRTEGEHIRKVTLNDEYGEVDFYLLPFLKPSYVRNVFPEEPPQTYGDAVAELIRREEIDYCGRRNVLISHQFYTGNELPKTCDSETFSVGGIDNVDIGAVKAFDYVALGHLHGAQCVGMPHICYCGTLLKYSVSESGQEKALTLVTLSQKGAPPKAERLALHPLRDVKKKRGNLAEILEGANEKERDDYVSITLTDEVDPYKPKEQLEEVFDRILEVKADNTRTRNKLREMDEELVLKDPLETFCDFYQEMQGRQLAQEELEIMKKMFDEAEGEER from the coding sequence ATGAGATTTTTTCATCTTTCAGACTTGCATATCGGCAAGCAGCTGCACCGTTATAATTTAAGAGAGGATCAGGAGGCCATACTGGAGGAAGTGGTGGCGTATGCGAAAGACCTCCGTCCGGATGCCATCATCATTGCAGGAGACATCTATGACAAATCTGTGCCTTCAGCGGAAGCGGTCGCCGTCTTCGACGAATTTCTGACCTCTCTTTCTGAGATTACCCCGGCTATTCCGTTACTCATCATCAGTGGAAACCATGATTCGGCCCAGAGGCTTGATTATGCTTCCGACATTCTGAAAAACCACCAGATCTATCTTGCGGGGACGGCTCCAAGGACAGAGGGAGAGCACATACGCAAGGTGACGCTAAACGATGAATATGGCGAGGTGGATTTTTATCTGCTGCCGTTTTTGAAGCCTTCCTATGTAAGAAACGTATTTCCGGAAGAACCGCCTCAGACTTATGGGGATGCTGTCGCAGAACTGATCAGGCGAGAAGAGATTGACTACTGCGGCAGGCGCAACGTGCTGATCTCCCATCAATTCTATACGGGAAATGAACTGCCGAAGACTTGCGATTCGGAGACATTTTCTGTAGGAGGAATCGATAATGTGGATATTGGGGCGGTAAAGGCGTTTGACTATGTGGCTCTGGGGCATCTGCACGGCGCCCAGTGCGTGGGCATGCCTCATATCTGCTACTGCGGCACGCTGCTGAAATATTCGGTCAGCGAGTCTGGCCAGGAAAAGGCGCTTACGCTGGTAACCCTTTCCCAGAAGGGCGCGCCTCCCAAAGCAGAGCGGCTTGCGCTTCATCCTCTCCGGGATGTCAAAAAGAAGAGGGGGAATCTAGCGGAGATTCTTGAGGGAGCGAATGAAAAGGAGCGGGATGATTATGTCAGCATTACGCTGACTGACGAGGTGGATCCCTATAAGCCCAAAGAACAGCTGGAAGAAGTATTTGACCGGATCCTGGAGGTAAAGGCAGACAATACCAGAACCAGAAATAAGCTGCGGGAGATGGACGAGGAACTGGTGCTTAAAGACCCCCTGGAGACATTCTGTGATTTCTATCAGGAGATGCAGGGCAGACAGCTTGCACAGGAAGAATTGGAAATTATGAAGAAGATGTTTGACGAGGCGGAGGGAGAAGAGCGATGA
- a CDS encoding phospholipase D family protein has product MKKRLRFKLRYLVFIIVAFILYVLLGIILSYIRHPQVSKEYQEGFDPKEYYSDQASCDRACVIEDNEEALKERLNMFAQAKDRIILSTFDFHADKSGKDVIAALIEAADRGVDVKILVDGFSALQQMDGNAYFQALSTMDKVEIRIYNRINLLMPWKSMGRLHDKYVIIDDDLYLLGGRNTYDYFLGDHGYKNYDRDVLVYTPEPENQESSIHQLEEYFESVWNLDVCKPFYNDSKNASKEKVAQAREELKKRYQKMNKEFPDMGKARDYAERTFEVNRITLLYNPTHVYSKEPTLFYSLKRLMEETDEEVAIHTPYVICNDWMYQSFAEICEENPNVTMMTNSVANNGNPFGASDYQKNKGRLLETGLKIQEYEGGVSYHGKSITIGDELAIVGSFNMDMRSAYLDTELMLVVDSKEVTSQLKGYMDAYEADSVKVLDEEHYEIPEGVERQELTKKREQRIRLVGMFNWFRFLM; this is encoded by the coding sequence TTGAAGAAGAGACTGAGGTTTAAATTGAGGTATTTGGTATTTATCATTGTGGCATTCATTCTATATGTGCTATTGGGAATCATACTGTCCTATATCAGGCATCCCCAGGTGAGCAAAGAATATCAGGAGGGCTTCGACCCCAAGGAATACTATTCGGATCAGGCTTCCTGCGACAGGGCCTGCGTGATCGAAGATAATGAAGAGGCGTTGAAAGAACGATTGAATATGTTTGCACAGGCGAAGGACCGGATTATTCTGTCCACCTTTGACTTTCATGCAGATAAGAGCGGAAAGGACGTGATCGCCGCATTGATCGAGGCGGCAGACCGGGGCGTGGATGTAAAGATTCTGGTGGACGGATTCTCGGCGCTGCAGCAGATGGATGGCAATGCATATTTTCAGGCGCTGTCCACCATGGACAAGGTGGAGATCAGGATCTATAACCGGATTAATCTGCTGATGCCCTGGAAGAGCATGGGACGACTTCATGACAAATATGTGATCATAGACGACGATCTCTATCTGCTGGGAGGCAGGAACACCTATGATTATTTCCTGGGAGATCATGGATATAAGAATTATGACAGGGATGTGCTGGTCTATACGCCAGAACCTGAAAATCAGGAAAGTTCCATCCACCAGTTGGAAGAGTACTTTGAGTCTGTATGGAATCTTGATGTCTGCAAGCCTTTTTATAACGATTCGAAGAATGCATCCAAAGAGAAAGTGGCCCAGGCCAGGGAGGAATTAAAGAAGCGGTACCAGAAGATGAACAAGGAGTTTCCGGACATGGGGAAAGCGCGTGACTATGCAGAGCGTACTTTTGAAGTGAACCGCATTACGCTTCTTTACAACCCCACCCATGTATACTCCAAGGAACCGACGCTGTTCTATTCCCTGAAGCGGCTGATGGAAGAGACGGATGAGGAAGTGGCGATCCATACGCCCTATGTCATCTGCAATGACTGGATGTACCAGTCATTTGCGGAAATCTGCGAGGAAAATCCCAATGTAACCATGATGACCAATTCGGTTGCCAATAATGGGAATCCTTTTGGAGCGTCAGATTATCAGAAAAATAAAGGAAGGCTTCTGGAGACAGGCCTTAAAATCCAGGAGTATGAAGGCGGGGTGTCTTACCATGGAAAGAGTATTACCATAGGAGATGAACTTGCGATTGTAGGCTCGTTTAATATGGACATGAGAAGCGCATATCTGGATACGGAACTGATGCTGGTGGTTGACAGTAAGGAAGTAACTAGTCAGCTAAAGGGCTATATGGATGCATATGAGGCAGATTCTGTAAAAGTCCTGGACGAAGAGCATTATGAGATCCCGGAAGGAGTCGAGAGGCAGGAACTGACTAAAAAGCGGGAACAGCGAATCCGCCTTGTCGGCATGTTCAATTGGTTCCGGTTCCTGATGTAG
- a CDS encoding CDP-alcohol phosphatidyltransferase family protein → MRQDWKREYFSVPNLMGYFRIILIPVYLWLYFNASGTADYVKAAAVIGISGLTDCFDGKIARRFDLITEWGKILDPIADKLTLGAVILSLTFRYPLMRAVVLLYIVKEGYMLIMGGLMMKKGRHMDGAQWYGKVCTAYTYVMIFLLLLIPGLPAMATKAMIGLCCLIMLFTLASYVLFYGRMRKEAGEEESH, encoded by the coding sequence GTGAGACAAGACTGGAAGCGGGAATATTTTTCAGTCCCGAATCTGATGGGATACTTCAGGATCATACTGATACCTGTATACTTATGGCTTTATTTTAACGCAAGCGGGACGGCGGATTATGTGAAGGCTGCCGCGGTGATCGGAATCTCAGGGCTTACGGACTGCTTTGACGGAAAGATTGCAAGGCGGTTCGATCTGATTACAGAATGGGGAAAGATCCTGGACCCCATAGCGGACAAACTGACCCTTGGGGCAGTCATCTTAAGCCTGACTTTTCGCTATCCATTGATGCGTGCGGTAGTACTGCTGTATATCGTCAAAGAAGGCTATATGCTCATTATGGGAGGCCTGATGATGAAAAAAGGACGGCATATGGACGGTGCCCAGTGGTATGGAAAGGTATGCACCGCATACACCTATGTAATGATATTCCTTCTTCTTCTGATACCAGGGCTGCCGGCTATGGCGACTAAGGCCATGATAGGCCTCTGCTGCCTGATTATGCTGTTTACATTGGCAAGTTATGTGCTGTTTTACGGGCGCATGCGAAAAGAAGCAGGAGAAGAGGAATCACATTGA
- a CDS encoding C45 family autoproteolytic acyltransferase/hydolase, which produces MERNRFARDGWEFIHIEGAPFDRGVSYGRLMAKEITNAIREASRLVMLQTGIEWEFLKESEISILHKWKEHLCRKPYKEFMEEMQGMVQGVRQVIPDCPVTLDDLILWNGYEELTGSWIPNAAPELYDSLDVQHGIRHAGGRTLKRFPSGAGDHCSAFIATGTYTTDGRIVMAHNRFTPYENSNYMNVVVDLAPAEGNHFLMQSCPGYIHSLSDFYEIRVGEGRGLMITETTIGGFNAYDCDGAPEFARIRRAVQYAECLDEFVELFWEDNNGGYANTWLAGDIETGEIMRFEAGLKFYHIDRTSDGYYAGFNAPLDPRIRNLECENSGFADIRRHQGARQVRLPWLLEEYKGRIDNLAAQEILADHFDVYLNRENPCSRTVCAHYELDDRAYMSQPGRPVPFQPRGAVDAVTADSEDAKELSLWARWGSPCGMPFYAEEFLKKHPQFEYLREFLKDRPSRSWTRLKSDMR; this is translated from the coding sequence ATGGAAAGAAATAGATTCGCAAGGGATGGATGGGAATTTATCCATATCGAGGGAGCGCCTTTTGACCGGGGTGTCTCCTATGGGAGGCTCATGGCAAAAGAAATCACAAATGCCATAAGGGAGGCGTCCCGGCTGGTAATGCTCCAGACGGGCATAGAATGGGAGTTTTTGAAAGAAAGCGAGATCAGTATTTTGCATAAATGGAAGGAGCACTTATGCAGGAAGCCTTACAAAGAATTTATGGAAGAAATGCAGGGCATGGTACAGGGAGTCAGGCAAGTCATACCGGACTGTCCAGTGACGCTGGATGATCTGATTCTGTGGAATGGGTATGAGGAACTTACCGGTTCCTGGATCCCCAACGCAGCGCCAGAACTCTATGATAGCCTGGACGTACAGCATGGTATCCGGCATGCAGGCGGAAGAACCTTGAAAAGATTTCCTTCTGGAGCTGGGGATCACTGCAGCGCATTTATAGCAACGGGGACATACACGACTGATGGAAGGATTGTTATGGCACACAATAGATTTACGCCGTATGAGAATAGCAATTATATGAATGTAGTAGTAGATCTGGCTCCGGCAGAAGGGAATCACTTTCTCATGCAGTCCTGCCCGGGTTATATCCATAGCCTTTCCGATTTCTATGAGATCCGGGTTGGAGAGGGAAGAGGACTGATGATAACAGAGACCACCATTGGAGGATTCAATGCTTATGACTGCGACGGCGCGCCAGAGTTCGCGAGGATTCGGCGAGCCGTCCAGTATGCGGAATGCCTGGATGAATTCGTAGAACTTTTCTGGGAAGACAATAACGGCGGGTATGCCAATACCTGGCTGGCAGGGGACATTGAGACTGGAGAGATCATGCGGTTTGAGGCAGGTCTTAAGTTTTATCATATAGACAGGACCTCTGATGGATATTATGCAGGCTTTAATGCACCTTTGGATCCTAGAATCCGCAACTTGGAATGCGAGAACAGCGGTTTCGCGGATATCCGGCGGCACCAGGGAGCAAGACAGGTTCGCCTTCCCTGGCTCCTGGAAGAATATAAGGGGAGGATAGATAATCTGGCTGCGCAGGAGATTCTGGCGGATCATTTCGATGTATACCTGAATAGGGAGAATCCATGCTCCCGAACGGTATGCGCCCATTATGAACTGGATGACAGGGCGTACATGAGCCAGCCGGGGAGGCCGGTTCCCTTCCAGCCAAGGGGAGCGGTGGATGCGGTGACCGCCGACAGCGAGGACGCGAAGGAACTGAGTTTATGGGCCAGATGGGGGAGTCCCTGCGGGATGCCTTTTTATGCGGAGGAATTTCTGAAGAAGCATCCGCAGTTCGAGTATCTGAGAGAATTTCTGAAAGACAGGCCGAGCCGGTCGTGGACAAGACTAAAGAGCGATATGCGGTAG
- a CDS encoding serine hydrolase domain-containing protein: protein MKQDKMQELEKIILRDYGNIAGMMVLKNGKTLYEGYFNGCTAASRCHVYSVTKSIISILIGIAMDKGYIKNVEQKVLDFFPDYPVKKRETTIQNITLDLLGGRGQIL from the coding sequence ATGAAGCAGGATAAGATGCAGGAACTTGAAAAAATCATTCTTCGTGACTATGGAAACATCGCGGGAATGATGGTATTAAAGAACGGCAAGACGCTGTATGAAGGCTATTTTAACGGATGTACTGCCGCCAGCCGCTGCCACGTCTATTCCGTAACCAAGAGCATTATTTCCATATTGATTGGAATTGCCATGGATAAAGGATACATCAAAAACGTGGAGCAGAAAGTATTGGATTTTTTCCCGGATTACCCAGTCAAAAAAAGGGAGACGACGATACAGAATATTACGCTTGACCTGCTGGGAGGCCGGGGACAGATTTTATAA
- a CDS encoding serine hydrolase domain-containing protein, whose amino-acid sequence MFRPLGITVERNLLFHNAKEQQAFNKATDISGWVIDSAGVNAAGWGLTLSPADMDRIGQLYLNGGTWNGKRIVPEHWVRESTKEHSRWKNRNLPYGYLWWVHADGYAAMGDGGNVTYVNTKKNMVVSISSLFKRKARDRIELIQSYIEPMFEV is encoded by the coding sequence TTGTTTCGGCCTCTGGGAATCACGGTTGAGAGAAATCTCCTTTTCCATAATGCAAAGGAACAGCAGGCATTTAACAAAGCGACCGATATCAGCGGTTGGGTCATCGATTCCGCAGGAGTCAATGCGGCAGGCTGGGGACTTACCCTCTCTCCGGCGGATATGGACAGAATCGGGCAATTATATCTGAATGGCGGAACGTGGAATGGAAAACGGATCGTGCCGGAACACTGGGTGCGCGAGAGTACAAAAGAACATAGCCGGTGGAAAAATCGCAATCTGCCTTATGGATATTTGTGGTGGGTTCATGCGGACGGCTATGCGGCAATGGGGGATGGCGGGAATGTCACCTATGTCAATACCAAGAAAAACATGGTGGTCTCCATTTCTTCTCTTTTTAAGCGCAAGGCCAGGGATAGGATAGAGTTGATTCAGAGTTACATAGAACCAATGTTTGAGGTATAA
- a CDS encoding sugar O-acetyltransferase: MNIKEKMHSGELYYPGDETLMKEQLAYLEKLYDFNMTRPTEQEKRKEMLKEMFAEIGEDCYIEPPLHTNFGGRHVHFGHSIYANFNLTLVDDTHIYVGDYTMFGPNVTVATAGHPICPESRQEGYQYNFPVRIGRNCWIGAGAIIVPGITIGDNVVIGAGSVVTKDIPSNVVAVGNPCRILREIGEYDREYYFKNRKFPPVDRP; the protein is encoded by the coding sequence ATGAATATTAAAGAAAAAATGCACAGCGGAGAATTATACTACCCCGGAGATGAGACGCTGATGAAGGAACAACTGGCATACCTTGAAAAATTATATGATTTTAATATGACGCGCCCCACGGAGCAGGAAAAAAGAAAAGAAATGTTGAAAGAAATGTTCGCGGAAATTGGGGAGGACTGCTATATCGAGCCGCCTCTGCATACAAACTTCGGTGGCAGGCATGTGCATTTCGGTCATAGCATCTATGCCAATTTCAACCTGACGCTGGTAGATGATACCCACATTTATGTGGGGGACTATACCATGTTCGGCCCTAATGTGACGGTAGCTACTGCAGGTCATCCTATCTGTCCTGAGTCCAGGCAGGAAGGATATCAATATAATTTCCCCGTACGCATTGGGAGAAACTGCTGGATTGGCGCCGGCGCCATTATCGTGCCCGGCATCACCATCGGCGACAACGTCGTGATCGGCGCTGGCAGCGTGGTTACAAAGGATATTCCTTCTAATGTTGTTGCAGTGGGCAACCCCTGCCGGATCCTGCGGGAAATCGGCGAGTATGACCGGGAGTACTACTTCAAGAACCGGAAGTTCCCGCCTGTAGATCGGCCTTAA
- a CDS encoding ATP-binding protein, with protein MADIEKSIAACCKQLKLSTNFAGQAFEQKGDTPQEYLLNLLTNEIEYRTAKRKSKFLNTAGFPRRYRVEEFRADEIDFPEDVSFQSLLDLEFYHTGKNVIMYGGTGTGKTMLSILIGMSACNQEIPVRFYRTAGLINLFSESQSSGKLTALKKKLNSARILILDEFGYVPYDRTGSQLLFDYLSEIHEQKSVILNTNLEFSQWVNVLYDQRMTTALIGRLTHHVELILFPGINNRLRESSINATLSRISSQEAGNNG; from the coding sequence ATGGCTGATATAGAAAAATCCATTGCAGCATGCTGCAAACAGCTCAAGCTGTCCACGAACTTTGCAGGACAGGCTTTCGAGCAGAAAGGAGACACACCGCAGGAATACCTTTTAAACCTCCTGACAAACGAAATTGAATACCGTACAGCAAAAAGGAAGAGCAAGTTCCTCAATACCGCCGGCTTCCCACGTAGATACCGCGTGGAGGAATTCAGGGCAGATGAGATAGATTTCCCGGAAGACGTCAGCTTCCAAAGCCTGTTAGACCTGGAGTTTTATCATACAGGAAAAAATGTCATCATGTATGGAGGAACAGGAACCGGTAAAACAATGCTTTCCATTCTGATTGGAATGTCTGCATGTAATCAGGAAATTCCGGTAAGATTCTACCGCACTGCCGGACTTATCAATCTCTTTTCCGAGAGTCAGAGCAGCGGAAAGCTTACTGCACTGAAAAAGAAGCTTAACAGTGCCCGGATACTGATTCTGGATGAATTCGGATATGTTCCGTATGACCGCACCGGTTCACAGCTTCTGTTTGATTATCTTTCTGAGATACACGAGCAGAAATCGGTGATTTTAAACACGAATCTTGAATTCTCACAGTGGGTGAACGTTCTTTATGACCAACGGATGACAACAGCACTGATTGGCAGGCTCACCCACCATGTGGAACTGATTCTGTTCCCGGGGATCAATAATCGGTTACGTGAATCAAGCATCAATGCAACTCTTTCAAGAATCAGCAGTCAGGAGGCAGGTAACAATGGCTAA